Within the Sulfurospirillum barnesii SES-3 genome, the region AACTTAGGAAAGGGTATCAAATGAAAAAAATTTGCGCAGTTTTGGCAATTGCAGCAGTCTCTAGCCTTATGGCAGCTGATGGTGAGGCAATTTACAAAGCAAAATGTTTCTCCTGTCACAAAGAGAATGCAAAAACATCTGCTTTAAATAAATCCCAAATTATTGCAGGCTGGGAGGCATCAAAAATTGTTGCTTCTTTACAAGGCTACAAAGCAGGTCAAGGTGGACCAATGAAAGCGGTTATGAAACCTATCGCTTCTGGTTTAAGTGATGATGATATGAAAGCGGTTGCTGAAACCATCGCTGCATTTAAATAATTTACACACAACAGGGGCAAAGCTCCTGTTGCTACGTTGCACTAGGCACTAAAGCTTGCCTCTTCGAGGCAGAAGGTATTTTTGCTTTTGCTCTAATCAGGTGGGGCGTATCCTTTTTCTCTCTTCTCTTTTTGCTTTAAAATATCCTCTTTTTTACGCTCCATAGTCACTGCATCATTGAGTGCTTCTTCGCTATCAAATTGAGCCCCATCTAAAAATTTTTTGTGGTCATCAAATTGTCCGCTTCTAATGCCCCAGAGCAATGCCCACAATCCAAACGCACCCAAAAGTGTTGATGCACCTAACATCATTGCTACAACCCAACCATCCATTTTATAAACCTTTTAAAACATGCTTGATACGCATAGAATTTCCAACCACAACCAAAGAACTAAGTGACATCGAAAGCGCAGCAATGAGAGGAATGACATGCCCGCTCATCGCTAAAGGAATCGTAACAACATTGTAAAGCAATGAAAAAGCTAAATTCTCTTTAATCACCTTTAAACTCATGCGTGAAATGACAAAAGCATCGTGTAAGCTTTTCATGCTATCGTTGGTTAAGATAATATCACTCACCTCCACCGCAACATCTGCCCCACTGCCCATGGCAATGGCAATTTCACTTTGAGAAAGGGCTAGGGTATCGTTGATACCATCTCCTGCCATCACCACCTTTTTCGTTTGCTGGCGTAGCGTTTCAATGTAGGAAGCTTTTTCATCAGGAAGCAATCCTGCTTTAAACGTCGTAATACCCACCTCTTTGGCAATCGTTTCACTCACACGCTGATGATCACCGCTAAGCATGATAATCTCCAATCCTA harbors:
- a CDS encoding c-type cytochrome; the protein is MKKICAVLAIAAVSSLMAADGEAIYKAKCFSCHKENAKTSALNKSQIIAGWEASKIVASLQGYKAGQGGPMKAVMKPIASGLSDDDMKAVAETIAAFK
- the ccoS gene encoding cbb3-type cytochrome oxidase assembly protein CcoS — its product is MDGWVVAMMLGASTLLGAFGLWALLWGIRSGQFDDHKKFLDGAQFDSEEALNDAVTMERKKEDILKQKEKREKGYAPPD